From a region of the Triticum aestivum cultivar Chinese Spring chromosome 7D, IWGSC CS RefSeq v2.1, whole genome shotgun sequence genome:
- the LOC123165694 gene encoding GDP-mannose 4,6 dehydratase 1: MADSSAPHSNGGAVAEEEDPAVPRSLAPPRRVALVTGITGQDGSYLTELLLSKGYEVHGLIRRSSNFNTQRLDHIYHDPHATPSAARPPMRLHYADLSDSSSLRRALDHVLPDEVYNLAAQSHVAVSFEVPDYTADVTATGALRLLEAVRLSARAKPMRYYQAGSSEMFGSTPPPQSEATPFHPRSPYAAAKVAAHWYTVNYREAYGLFACNGVLFNHESPRRGENFVTRKITRAIGRIKVGLQTKVFLGNLSAARDWGFAGDYVEAMWLMLQQDKPDDYVVATEECHTVEEFLQAAFGYAGLNWKDHVVIDKKYFRPSEVDCLQGDSSKSRRVLGWKPKVGFQQLVEMMVDNDIELAKKEKVLVDAGYRDPKQQP, from the coding sequence ATGGCCGACTCCTCCGCGCCGCACTCCAACGGCGGCGCCGTCGCCGAGGAGGAGGACCCCGCGGTGCCCCGGTCCCTGGCGCCGCCGCGGAGGGTGGCGCTGGTGACGGGCATCACGGGGCAGGACGGGAGCTACCTGACGGAGCTGCTCCTGTCCAAGGGGTACGAGGTGCACGGCCTCATCCGCCGCTCCTCCAACTTCAACACGCAGCGGCTGGACCACATCTACCACGACCCGCACGCCAccccctccgccgcgcgcccgccgATGCGGCTCCACTACGCCGACCTCTCCGACTCGTCCTCCCTCCGCCGCGCGCTCGACCACGTGCTCCCCGACGAGGTCTACAACCTGGCCGCCCAGTCCCACGTCGCCGTCTCCTTCGAGGTGCCCGACTACACCGCCGACGTCACCGCCACCGGCGCGCTCCGCCTGCTCGAGGCCGTCCGCCTCTCCGCCAGGGCCAAGCCCATGCGCTACTACCAGGCCGGGTCCTCGGAGATGTTCGGCTCCACGCCGCCGCCGCAGAGCGAGGCCACGCCCTTCCACCCGCGCTCCCCCTACGCCGCCGCCAAGGTCGCCGCGCACTGGTACACCGTCAACTACCGCGAGGCGTACGGCCTCTTCGCCTGCAACGGCGTGCTCTTCAACCACGAGTCCCCCCGGCGCGGCGAGAACTTCGTCACCCGCAAGATCACCCGCGCCATCGGCCGCATCAAGGTGGGGCTCCAGACCAAGGTCTTCCTCGGCAACCTCTCCGCCGCCAGGGACTGGGGCTTCGCCGGGGACTACGTGGAGGCCATGTGGCTCATGCTCCAGCAGGACAAGCCTGACGACTATGTCGTCGCCACCGAGGAGTGCCACACCGTGGAGGAGTTCTTGCAGGCCGCTTTTGGGTACGCCGGCCTCAACTGGAAGGATCATGTGGTGATTGACAAGAAGTACTTTCGGCCTTCGGAGGTGGACTGCCTTCAGGGGGATTCATCCAAGTCGAGGAGAGTGCTTGGGTGGAAGCCCAAGGTTGGCTTCCAGCAGCTGGTTGAGATGATGGTTGATAACGACATCGAGCTCGCCAAGAAGGAGAAGGTCCTTGTGGATGCTGGGTACCGCGACCCCAAGCAGCAGCCATAG